Genomic DNA from Alphaproteobacteria bacterium:
GTCCGGTACGCCGCCTCCGCGGTTTCCAGCGCCCCTGATTCCGCATGAGCGATACCCAGGTTGTTATGCGCATCGGCATAATCCGGCTGCAGCGCGATTGCCTTTTCCAGCGCGGCAACCGAGTCCGCATACTGCCCCGCGAGACGCAGCAGGTAACCGAGTGTGTTGTGGAACGACGCGGAATCGCCCGCCAGCGCCACGGCCTGCCGGACATGCCGGACGGCGATATCGTTGCGTCCGGCACGATGGGCGATGACCCCCAGCAGGTGCCAGGCCTCCGCATTGCCTTCCTGCCGCGCCAGAACATCACGGCAGGACTTCTCGGCCGCCGCGAGTTCGCCGGCCTGGAACAGCGCAACGGCTGCGGAAATGGGGGATGAATCGTCGGGCATGGACATATCTTAGCTGCTGTTAACCATGAATATGACGGGAATATCCTAATGAATCGAAAACACTTCATTTCGGGGATGCCAGCGGATACCGTAACGGAATCACTGAAGGGAAAAAAGAAACCACATGAGCAAAGCAACCCCCCTCGCCGGCCTGCGCGTCATTGAACTCGGCAGCAGCGTCGCCGTCCCCTACGGGGCATGGATTCTCTCGACTCTCGGCGCAACGGTTATCAAGGTCGAGCGGCCGGACACCGGCGATGACTGCCGCGTCTGGGGCACCGGCTGGTATGGCGATGTCAGCGCCATTTTCGTGGCGCTCAACGCCGGCAAGCATTCGGTCACGGTCGACCTCAAGGACGCCGAACAGGTCGCCACACTGCGCCGCTTTATCGTCGAGCAGGCGGACGTGGTCGTGCAGAACCTGCGACCCGGCGTCGCCGAACGGCTGGGCCTCGGCGCCGACGAACTCTGCGCCGAAAGCGAGAGGCTCATCTATGTCAATTGCGGCGCCTTCGGTACCGAAGGGCCACTGAGCGCCCGCCCCGGATACGACCCGCTGATGCAGGCCTTCTGCGGCCTGATGAATGTCACCGGCGAGGAAGGGCGCCCGCCGGTGCGCGTCGGCACCTCCATCATCGACATGGGCACCGGCATGTGGTGCGTCATCGGCGTTCTGTCCGCGCTGCGGACGCTTGAACTGACCGGCAAGGGCGGGCGTGTCGATACCTCGCTTTATGAAACCGCGCTCGGCTGGATGACCTATCACGCCTGCAGCTATTTCGGCGACGGTTCCGTTCCCAAGCGATTCGGCTCCTCCGGCCCCGGCATGTCGCCTTATCAGGCCTATCGTTGCGCCGACGGCTATCTGATCATCGCGGCCCCCAACGACCGCATGTTCGCCCGGCTGTCGGTGTTGCTGGGCTGCCCCGGATGGTCGACGGACCCGCGCTTCGCGGACAATCCGAGCCGCTGGAAGAACCGCGAAACCCTCACCGGGTTGATCGAAGATGTCACGGCGACGCGCAACATGATGGACTGGCAACAGTCGCTCGAGGCTGTCGGCATTCCAAGCGCCCCCCTGCAGGGTATTGACGAGGTCGTGAAGCACGCCCAGACCAAGGCGCTTGGTATCCTGCAGGATACGGATGACGGCCGGTACAAGCTGATGGGCATCCCCATGTCGTTTGACCGCGTCCGCCCCTTGCAGCATGACGGCCCGCCGGAACTCGGCGCGCATAACGCGGAACTGTTCGGAGAATGACAGCGATGAAAATGGATTACGAGACCCTGAAGCTGGAACGGATCGAGGATCACCTGCTGCTGGTCACGCTGAACCGGCCCGATGCCGCGAACGCGCTGAACACGCAGATGGGCTACGATTTTCGCGACATGTGGACCCATCTCTACATGGACCAGGAGGATCTGCGCTGCGTCGTCGTGACCGGGTCGGGCGAGCGCATCTTCTGCGCCGGCGGCGACCTGAAGGAACGCAACAACATGACCGACGACACCTGGCAGAAACAGCATGCGCTGTTCGAGCAGGCGATGCTGGCCATGACCGACTGCCCGATTCCCATCATCGCCGCGGTGAACGGCGCCGCCGTCGCCGGCGGGCTGGAATTCGTGCTGGCGGCGGATTTCGCCTATGGCGCCAGCCACGCCAAATTCGCCCTGACCGAGGTCACACTGGGCATCATGCCGGGCGCCATGGGCACGCAGAACCTGCCGCGCGCCGTCGGAGTCCGCCGGGCGAAGGAAATCATCCTCACGGGCCGGATGTTTTCGGCCCAGGAAGCGCTCGAATGGGGCGTCCTGAACCGTATCTGCGCCGATGGCAAGCTGATGGAGGAGACTCTGGAGACTGCGAGGGCAATCTGCAACAATGC
This window encodes:
- a CDS encoding CoA transferase, whose amino-acid sequence is MSKATPLAGLRVIELGSSVAVPYGAWILSTLGATVIKVERPDTGDDCRVWGTGWYGDVSAIFVALNAGKHSVTVDLKDAEQVATLRRFIVEQADVVVQNLRPGVAERLGLGADELCAESERLIYVNCGAFGTEGPLSARPGYDPLMQAFCGLMNVTGEEGRPPVRVGTSIIDMGTGMWCVIGVLSALRTLELTGKGGRVDTSLYETALGWMTYHACSYFGDGSVPKRFGSSGPGMSPYQAYRCADGYLIIAAPNDRMFARLSVLLGCPGWSTDPRFADNPSRWKNRETLTGLIEDVTATRNMMDWQQSLEAVGIPSAPLQGIDEVVKHAQTKALGILQDTDDGRYKLMGIPMSFDRVRPLQHDGPPELGAHNAELFGE
- a CDS encoding enoyl-CoA hydratase-related protein encodes the protein MKMDYETLKLERIEDHLLLVTLNRPDAANALNTQMGYDFRDMWTHLYMDQEDLRCVVVTGSGERIFCAGGDLKERNNMTDDTWQKQHALFEQAMLAMTDCPIPIIAAVNGAAVAGGLEFVLAADFAYGASHAKFALTEVTLGIMPGAMGTQNLPRAVGVRRAKEIILTGRMFSAQEALEWGVLNRICADGKLMEETLETARAICNNAPISTRQAKKSLNVSTQIDLKNGYAFEIEAYNRMVTTEDRLEGVRAFNEKRKAQFKGH